GAATTGATTCCATTAAAAGAATCTACTCTTCTTTTAATAGCCTTCATAAGCACATGCCCCATCGGTTAGCTGGTTTCATTTGTCAACTTAGTCACATCAGTTACTTGTCAAAAATTGTTTTGACtagaaaaaactgaaagatgaAGTCTTGAGCTGTGGAATCGCGCATATGCACATATAATAGGTAAATCCACACATATCACAAATCATATAAAAATTTGTTCAGACGGACTGTAAAACAGACCGTCCTCTCTTACTCTCTTTAGATGAGATCGGTGTTCTCGTGAAGATAGCTGCATGTATAAAGCACTATCTAATAACATATTTCTTATCTTGGACGTCTGCTTAAAGGTGTTAAAGATAGACAGCACTATTTCAACACCTATCGGCACAATAGcatatttgtatttaacattaaatgggAAGACAAGAAGAAGTAGCAACGATAAAACATGTAAGTATATtagaaagtaaagaaaaaaagagttgCTCTCTAGAGATTTGTCtgtcattaacattaacaactTACTCACAGTATTCTTTACAAATTCCTTGATTTTTGTATTGGATGAAAAATTTGtcaatttattaataataaattaaaatctgttGTTAAACTGGGAATCAAAAGGGAATCGAAAATGGTAGCTGGAATCATACAGCCCTATTGAAAAGTATTTGTTGGTAGTGTGTTGTAGtaccttaaataaaaaagatattatacgtttataaattataaatacagtTTCATTACAATATATACAGTTTTAATTGAGAATATTGGGAATGATTAAAGCAGTCATAATATACATTAAGTTTTTGACCTGCGATAGATCCCCAGATGCAGGCAGTGCACAAAGATGATTGAAggcttgtgtttttctgtatctgtAGTGTACCACTTCAGACTAAGTAGCTGCACAGCAATGGCAGGCAAACATAGACCCAGAGTCAGCCAAGCCAGTATGTCCTTCTCCATCCAGAGGTAGTGCAGGAAGCACAAGACAACTGAagtgacaaataataaataaaaacatgatttcagtCTAAAATATGATGCATGGGAGGAACTTTACACTAGAAACAGATTTTGTTCAGACTAGAAACAGAGTTTTTTATTACCTAACATATTGTCCTACATATTACGTAAAACAATCCTTTTACAGAAGATTCTactattttaacaaattaatgTATGGTACAGTTTATTTTCTAAACTTGTGTATGTTAACTTTTTCACTATCACATTCACCTTACGATGACATtagtaaacattttataatgtttagcAAATATACATGCATAGGCCTAACAACAAATATGTGCTAATGAtctgttaaatatatattataatgtaatCATGTTATTTATGTAAAAGTTATTTACATAGCTATGAGCTCTATTTTGTTTCAGATCTTGTAGTGTTTTGTCTAACGTTAAGCAGCTCAGCGAACAGAACACGCCCCCTCCACTCTCCATTCATGAAAAAGGCGCTCAAATAGAGTGAAACCATGGCAACAGTAATGTACGagtaacacaaaaacacattattttcgGGCACAACAGGTCCAGGAACACGTGAACAACATGCGCGACAAAACCTAACTGCAGTATGATGATGCGGTTGCCAAATTTGTTTTGAAGGCACAAATAAGCGGTATGGAAAGGAATGATTCAACTGAAAATACTTTCATAGAAAATTACTTACGTGCCACTTTCTCTAATACAATAACGACTCCTGAGAAAGAGTACAAGCAGACGTGACTCCACATGATCTCTCTTCCCTTATGATTTTGCATCGTTGCAGGACACCTTCCTTTTTCAGTGGTTGTGGTGGATGATTTTCTCGGCACTATCCGCTATGTCTTCAGTTTTTGGAGACTGCCGCTCTCGTGACGTCATCAAAGACCGCATGCCTTTTACACCATTGACCAAAATGGTTATAAAAACGACTCTAATTATTaatcaaatattatataaatgcgTCTGAAGATGCATAAACAGATGTCCTTCTACGAACATGAATATTTTAACCATGTGATTGTCTAATTTATTGCTTTGAATTTTTTCAGCGTGGTTTGAATACTTTGGTGTGAATTTTAATACAATtctgtgttattattttctatttattttttttaattttttttaagttttataaaaataactcAATGGCACaagaataaaaactttaaataaagcttGATTGTTTTTAGTTTGGTTTATGCTTTGAGTAAATGCTGCTCATTCCCCGTTGAAAGATCTTATGTAAGCAAAATTAGTTACATAGTCGTGAGATGTAGATAAGAAAACTACCTCAGAGTCGGtgataattacatttacaaatcaaACAAGAGCGATTACTCAAGAAAGAGTTCTGTGATCACGTGAGGGTCATAAGATTTACGTGCACATGACTAATCACGTGATCTCTCGTCGCTTTATAAACGCCATCAATGTGCTTTGACTTTAATTTTCCGCTCAGCTTTAGGGAGTGAGACACTTCGACCCGCACAAGAAGCAGTCTGCGCCTCTGCGGACATAAAAATCAGGTATGACCCATGTGTTCCGAAATCCttatgtagttttttttatttgggttattttgaataatttgatTAGTTACTCGAATGggcttattttatttaagacCTTTTATTAGAGAATATTacttctacatttatttattcttctaCATCATAAGTAACACTTCCTGGTCTTTCAACGTCATTCTCGTTTTGCTAGAAATGGGTTCATGTTTTTCCGTTAGAGCTACTTGAGTAACGTAAACAGGGCCTGTTGTTAAAGCGAAAGTGTGATTTAAAGAAACCTCATCTTATCTGCTTTGCTTGTACGAGTGTGCATCGTGTTTCTTCATGAATGCAATATTCGCGTTCAAGCTTGTTTGTGTGAGCTCATTGTGTAATAGCAACCCCTTAAATTAGCAACAAACAATATCTGTTTACTTTGtcacctctgcttcctcaaCCATGTAATTCAACGAATATATATTTGAGCACTGAATTTTTCCTTTTAACTCTAGTTAAACTTGCAGTAGCATTGGGTCAGTAAGCCTGGCTTTGCCCGTCAATCGTCAGGTTATTAGAGTAATTCCGCTGACTCATGCACACTTGTATCAAAACCCATGATTGATGATGTCAATGTACTGTTTTGAGGAAGTGTAACGTTAACCCGACTTGTGTAATGCATAGCAAAAATAAATGGGTTCTATCAAATCGGTGCTCTCATGACTTGTACAGTTTTTATCTAATTTGGTTTTAACTAAAGATTGCTTAATCGTTAATATCGGGTCAAAACAGAAAAAGGACCTGCAGTAGAGTAACTAGCCCTCACTACTGTACTGCTTACACATTGAGTGGTTGACTCAATGTCTAAAAGCTTTACTTTCTGCCTGACTGCAGTCATAAGTGCACACTGCAGTGGGCAGTCAGTGGTCTGTTTTGAAGTGTCCTTGAAGTGCCATTCAACCCGTTCAGTGTCCAGTTGCGTCTGCATTTTCTAGTGATGTTTTGATATGCTTGAAGCTTTTATTCCATATTGTGGTTAATAAATTATAGGTTGAGATTTGCTACAGATTCtactgattttttatttatttaaagcagtTTTGTAAAGGTGGTGCAGGTGAAAATATAACTTGTTTACCCTTTAGCATGTGGCAACTGGGTTTCCTGTGCATGCTCTCAGCCCTTTCTGTTAGCTGGGCGCGACCACACCTTGCTCCTCTCTCCCATGAGATGGTCAATTTCATCAATAAAGCCAACACTACTTGGATGGTAAGATAATCTGGTTGTACTGTTTCTCTAACTGATGCATAAAACATGTTCCGTATAATGCATTGTTCACTTTTGTGAAAcctattttttatcttaaaggcTGGCCATAACTTCCATAATGTGGACTACAGCTATGTGAAAAGGCTGTGTGGGACTTTTCTGAAAGGACCCAAACTCCCTGTCATGTGAGTCCTTTAAATGTTGTGTGGTGAAATGTAAAGACAGAGGAAGTGCAACTTTTTACTTTTGTAGTTTTGGTTCACATGTGACTGTTACTTATGTTGTATGTTTACTTCAAACATACCGCTTTCAGTTCTCCATTCTGGGTCTTAAGTAATCCATTGTGTGTATCTCCACTGGCACAGGGTGCAGTATGCTGATAACATCAAGCTCCCCGCTAGCTTCGATCCCAGAGAACAGTGGCCCAACTGCCCCACTTTAAAAGAGATCAGGGACCAGGGCTCATGTGGTTCATGCTGGGTGAGAACTCTTAAAGAAAGCGTAatatttaaaagatgttttggttttattgcGTCTTTCTAAACGCAGGTTTTTGTTGTCTGTAGGCTTTTGGGGCTGCAGAAGCGATCTCCGACAGAGTGTGTATCCACAGCAATGGCAAAGTGAGTTTGGAGATCTCCTCTCAGGACCTGCTTACCTGTTGTGAAAGCTGTGGCATGGGGTAAGTCTACTTCTGGAGACTTTGTCGGTTATTGACCTGTTGGCCAATTAGATGTCCAGTCTATAATTCGTTTTAATCTCCTCAGGTGTAATGGTGGTTACCCATCTGCTGCTTGGGACTTCTGGACCCAAGAGGGCTTGGTGACTGGTGGACTCTATAACTCTCACATTGGTTGGTGTCTGCACTGCTTTTGACTTAAGTTAAGGGTTTCTTCAGAATGCTCAACTGTGACTGTTTTCAGGTTGTCGGCCATATACCATTGAGCCCTGTGAGCATCATGTAAATGGCAGTCGCCCACCCTGCAGTGGAGAAGGGGGAGACACTCCTAACTGCGACATGTCCTGTGAGTCCGGTTACAGCCCAGCCTACAAGCAAGACAAACACTTTGGTAAGGACATTTGAACAAATCTGCTAGTTTGGTACAGATTTTTTAGTTTTCCACATTGTTGCTTTTAGTTTAGGGTATTGGCTTAAATGATGTTCCTTAAAGCGATTGTTCACACAACTCACCTTTTCAACTCAAACATGTATGATGTACTTTCGCAGAACACCGATGATGCCAATTTAAACTAATATTTtcaaacaatggcggtacccatttacttcaCTCTCGTTGGTTCTGCATCCATACAATTGAATTGGTACTgctgttgtttgattaccaacattttcaaaatatcaaaatatagtattgttctgcagaagaaggtcatacaggttttaaaatgacaagatgaGTACCCTtttttaactatccctttaattgccTTATTGACAACATTGTTCATGCTCTATTTGGTATGTCATTTGCAGGAAAGACTTCATATAGTGTTCCAACTAATGAGAAAGATATCATGAAGGAACTGTACAAGAATGGCCCAGTAGAGGGAGCCTTCACTGTATATGAAGACTTCTTGCTGTATAAGAGTGGTAGGTTTCAATCTTTTTTTCCATGTAAAGGAGTATGTGAAAGTGTTTGTAACTTGTAGTTctctaaaacatttttctagGTGTCTATCAACATGTGAGTGGATCTGCAGTGGGCGGTCATGCTATTAAAATACTAGGCTGGGGAGAGGAAAATGGCGTCCCTTACTGGCTTGCTGCCAACTCCTGGAACACAGACTGGGGTGAAAATGGTGAGGGTTTTTTTCCATCTTAAAAGGACAGCGTGCTCATCCTTTGCCTGTGTTTGAATGGAATTTTAAAAGgtgtatttcttttgtttatagGTTACTTTAAGATTCTCAGAGGTGAGGACCACTGTGGCATTGAGTCAGAAATTGTGGCTGGAATCCCCAAGTAATTTTTCAGAAAAGGCGAGATGAAATGAGCTTTCTGTTCAAAAGACAATTGGTCTGATTTCAACAATAGCTGACTGTCGTTATGTATGGCCATGGGTTCAGTTCAACAATTGTGTTTTATAAGAGAAATGAACTTTTAAGATTGTGGTGCCCTCTATGATCTGGTACCTTTTTAGCAGTTTTTGATAAGCCTCCATGCACAACTGAATGTGTAACTTGTGAAGATTGAGTCCAGCTTTAGACCAGTCTACAATAGCAATGCATTTTAACCACCTGCAGTGCTTTtgcctattttttttaaatcacatattTGGGTAAAGTgggtttttatttgatttgtattgttttaattaaagttgtcaatgtaataaatatgaaatgccAAAAACCCTCTCATTGGACaagttcctttttttttttttacatccgTTAAAGGCACCGTTCACtcaaatgagaattctgtcatcctcTTGTAAAACCTGTGAgacttctgcagaatacaaagaatgttggtaactgaaccgtggcggcacccattcacttcatGCAttggttcttcaaaatatattgtgttctgctgaagtaATGCAAGTTTTAACTGACAAAtggatgaataaattatgaccaTTTTaatattgggtgaactatctaaACCACATCAACAAATAAACCCGTAGGATGATTTTTACAACGCAAAATACTCTTTCAGCTAGTCCTACCAGATAAAAATACACCCATATAATAAATTTACAGTGCAATACCCGATCAAATTGTACTACcagtattaaaaatgttaaatgatttaaaaacaaaaatacactcCGATTCCCGTAGcagcataaaataaaaggttagGCAATTTTATAGCGCAAAATGTAACATTGATTTTCATATGCCTAGTAGGATGATTTGACAGTGACTGTTAGGATGAAATCTCAGAACAATGGGTtattttggtttggttttaaTACATATAAAGGCATGAAACTCTTGAGCATCAAGTTGGGTACTAAACGTTAATGGTAACTGGCTCTTGGCGTTGACTAGCATAACTTTCAGATTTTGCATAGTTTGAACAATGAATTCAAATGGTTGGGAGTTCCAAGGAACACTTTTGTAACTTATTGTGCTGTTTGGAGTTGACTGTATGAGAAAGTTACTTAACACATGCTTTCAAAAACAACTCTGTATATTGATATAATTTAGGCTCCAGTTGTATAATATATCCATTTGGTGAAACCTAAAAAAAGCAGAACAAACTTTATGGTTCCCAAAGTATGGCCGCTTTGTAACTGAATGGTAAATTTGGTGCATTTCATGGACTTGCATGTTCTGTTCCTTGATCATCATGCAACTTTTCTTATTAAAGCTGTTGTCCATCTGGATGTTCAGCAGTTTCTGGAATCTGGTTTAGATCTCTAGGCTCCTCAACCTGTCTGTGTTGTTGAGCTGGTTGTGTCTCATTCTCGTGTTCTACAAGCTGGTCTTGTTCGGTCTTTTGGACCTCTGCCTCTTGCAGGTGAATTTTAGGATCTCCTTCCTCcgtttttgtgtctgtttgatCTCTGTTTGTCGCTTCTACTATCTCAGCTTGGCTTTCACGgtgcaaaatgttgttttcgTCTTGCTCATGGTCGAGCGTGTATGATAACAGCTCAGAGGGAGCCAATAACCCGTCCTGGTTCAGATCCTGAGTTTGCAGGAGGTGATCCACCAATGATACAACCTAAAATGTGAGCGTTTAAGTTGTGACAATTAAAATCTCTTTAGTTTTAATGATGTACCAAAATTACCTCATCAAATCTAAACTGCACTTACAGAGTCTGTTGACTTTGGCATCATTGCATGATAAGAGAGAAAATCAGTCAGAAGCTGCATCAATTCAAGGCCATCCATCTGCCCACTTCTATCATAGTCATACAGCGAGAATAGGAAGAACTCTGTGACAAAGCAACCACATCACAAGATTGGTCACCCTTACATAATTTGcctcaaaaatataaatcctTATCTGGTTATTAGCCATAAGTTAGGTTCTCATTTAGAACAaaacttttaaagggacagtacacacATTGTATTAGTATATAACTTTTACTACAGAGTGCAAAATCTGTACTGAAGCATGTTTCATGAACACAATAACAGTGACTTGATATATATCTGTAAGGTTAACAGAAAGACAATGTTATTAATGATCATAAAATATTAACCTTGTTCCCTTGTGTTGAGCTCTGGACTGGTCTGACCCTCCTTTAACCTGGTCTTGATGTAGCTTTGCAGGAGCCTATAACACATAATTTCAGATCAATAAAAACAATGGCTACTTTTGTTCAGACCTATATGTTTATACCAGGATGTAAGGCCATTATAAATAaggcaaaaattgctttttattaTATCCAATATTACTTGCTTAAGCATGTAATTGTGTCAGCTGTAAACTTCTCACTGATGTGTTATCACTGACCTGACAAAGGACTTTGAACATTGGTGCAACTTTATTACCTAACTTGATAACATCCATTCAAAGACAGTTCAACAAGActcagaaaatatgtttaatgttattttttaaacaaaaacctGCGGTTGTCTTCACCAGGTCCAAAGGGATTACCAAGTTCTGGTGTGAGGACGCCatcactaataaaaaaataaaggaaaagaaatataaatgggCCAAGCTGATTTCACATGTTTAGTTATGTTTGTCCTCATCATAATTGTATATCCACTTTAGGGAATCCAATCTACATTCccacatttatattcattagTTTGACAAGAACTTCAGCATCGATGTCAATGTTATCAGCAATAAGCATGAGAATGACATCTAATTTATATAGTAAATAATGCAGGTTTTCAAGTTCCATGAGTTGAGTATACCTTCTCATGCGATCTGTTTAGAAACACTCATTTGTGGATCACACAGAAAACATATTTCCAGCGTGGTCTTTGAAATTCAGAGCAAACTtcactgactgactgactgagcattgtgcaatattattattacattacaataaaatttcacacacacaaattcaaCCTGTTTCATACACACTATACATTGACAATATTAACCACTAAAACAACCCTTTAGTCTTTACGATGCAAAGATAACATTCCACCCATAAGCACCTGAATATTCAAGACCTATACAGTACAAATAGAGTGAAACGACATAATGTAACATCCATAAGACTCTGTAGTATCGTTATGCTAGTATAAAGTAACGTAATGTTAACGTGACCATACCTGGAGATGGTTTGGACTTGTGGAGCACTGATACTCAATGAAGGCACGATGAGCAGGAATAGAAACCTTGCTATGATCATGTTGCATGCTACATGGGATCTCACACCTGTCACGGCAACAATAACCGGTAGAAACCATCAAACAAGCTCATGAATAACGATAAACAGTGTATGAATCAAATAAAATCCGGTCATATCTGCGGAAATACATGAAGAGTCAGCTGACTCATGACAGCTGAGCTAGTATTCTACACTGCGGCTATTCAGTCTGTTGTCCTCTGTATcattacacaaaaaatgatgCGTGTAACTAAAGATTATCGAGGCAACGATGTTAATGTATACATGATGTACGTAATCGAAGTATAGGTAAGCGCTGGTACTGTACCTCGCTCGGTCGCAGTCAATGGTCTCTCCATGATGAAACTGTGTTCTGTTAAACCAATCCCTGTTTTCATCTGTGACAGGGTACACGTGGACTCCGTTGTCGTCCCGGCCTGTAAAAATGTGCTCATCCTATAACGTTAACGCCGCACATCAGATATCATCATCGCCACGTAGATTGCGTTTTCAACACGGACCGCCTATATACGTTATTTCATCCGATACTGAGAAAATTGTATGTATGCAATGCtctgtttatataaatatattgttttggtAAGTGTCTGGGATCAAGAGAACTGAAAGAAAAACCATCTGCGTATATCGCAACGCGTCTATCTCACCTTCGGAGGAAATTGTGCAAGTATTGCATTGTCTAAATGCTCATTGTCGCCATATAACTCTCATTCAGTATTTCGCCTCCACAGACAAATGTATTCATGTAAAGACAACCTTGCTTGTCTCGCTGCGGCCTCTCTGGCAGTAGGTCCTACCATGTCAGATTTTTCTACCACAGGGCAAaatttaatataatctaaaccacatcgacaaaataaacaggtaggatGATTTTTACAGCGTAAATATCCTGTCAGTTTTTCCTACCGGCATAAAAGAAACGTGTAGGATTCATTTACAGCGCAATACGCCATCAAATTGTACCAATATTTAGAATGATTTAACAACGAAATACACAATCAGATTCCCGTAgtagtataaaataaacaggtagggTGATTTTATTTCGCAAAAAAAAATCGTTTTATTGATATGCGCATGCCTGGTAGGACAATCTGACGGGAAGGATGAAATTTCAGGACACCGGCCGTCCCACATCCAAGTGTGACGTCAAAGCCACGCCCATATAAGAATACGTCACCTCTTcattagatgattagattagattagattcaactttattgtcattacacatatacaggtacagtgtaacgaaatgtagtttaggtctaaccagaagtgcaattagcaagtgcagatatacagtgtgaataaatacagaatacaatattaggaaaataatttacgttgggcatgtactatgaaaatatgacaatcggtatgtactatgaacaatatatacagaaggctatatactgtgaacattaatgtacaggaggttatgaacagataacaatatagactatacaatagtgcaagtgacttgagtgtgcattagttacagacattagctattaaagttacagtgcagtagatgagttaatgtggttattaaagttacagtgcagtagatgagttaatgtggttattaaaggtacggtgcaatacatgagtagatgcagatatacagtcacagtgcagtagatgagttaatgcagttattgaagttatagtgcaatagatgagtagatgcagttagttatgcgatagatgcaataatgcaatagatgagttacagtgcagtaggtgagttagtgcagttattaaagttacagtgcagtagatgagttaatgcagttattaagg
The sequence above is drawn from the Triplophysa dalaica isolate WHDGS20190420 chromosome 15, ASM1584641v1, whole genome shotgun sequence genome and encodes:
- the ctsba gene encoding cathepsin B codes for the protein MWQLGFLCMLSALSVSWARPHLAPLSHEMVNFINKANTTWMAGHNFHNVDYSYVKRLCGTFLKGPKLPVMVQYADNIKLPASFDPREQWPNCPTLKEIRDQGSCGSCWAFGAAEAISDRVCIHSNGKVSLEISSQDLLTCCESCGMGCNGGYPSAAWDFWTQEGLVTGGLYNSHIGCRPYTIEPCEHHVNGSRPPCSGEGGDTPNCDMSCESGYSPAYKQDKHFGKTSYSVPTNEKDIMKELYKNGPVEGAFTVYEDFLLYKSGVYQHVSGSAVGGHAIKILGWGEENGVPYWLAANSWNTDWGENGYFKILRGEDHCGIESEIVAGIPK
- the cgref1 gene encoding involucrin, which gives rise to MQYLHNFLRRMSTFLQAGTTTESTCTLSQMKTGIGLTEHSFIMERPLTATERGVRSHVACNMIIARFLFLLIVPSLSISAPQVQTISSDGVLTPELGNPFGPGEDNRRLLQSYIKTRLKEGQTSPELNTREQEFFLFSLYDYDRSGQMDGLELMQLLTDFLSYHAMMPKSTDSVVSLVDHLLQTQDLNQDGLLAPSELLSYTLDHEQDENNILHRESQAEIVEATNRDQTDTKTEEGDPKIHLQEAEVQKTEQDQLVEHENETQPAQQHRQVEEPRDLNQIPETAEHPDGQQL